A part of Paramisgurnus dabryanus chromosome 15, PD_genome_1.1, whole genome shotgun sequence genomic DNA contains:
- the lamp1b gene encoding lysosome-associated membrane glycoprotein 1b — translation MILIIRKQNLPARAIFSLLLAVSIQQCFTNDVSHTVAAPETSPPPTSPATPGPPERGNFNITNSTGAVCLLARMGLQLNISFDSHGKTVQEVLNLHPNMTKTDGSCEPDNAKLILTENKITLTFIFSLNSTSKKYHLSGLELLAALPDMSKPLSVSNTSLNYLVGTLGHSYMCRKEQTLNVTQDFSLNTFHLQVQPFGVNGDFGSADVCALDEDDMLIPIIVGVALAVLVLIVIMAYLIGRNRSHAGYQTI, via the exons ATGATCCTTATCATCCGCAAACAAAACCTGCCCGCCAGAGCGATATTTAGCCTGCTGTTGG CTGTATCCATACAACAGTGTTTCACCAATGATGTTTCACATACTGTGGCTGCTCCTGAAACCAGCCCTCCTCCAACCTCTCCAGCAACCCCAGGCCCTCCTGAGCGGGGCAACTTCAATATCACCAATAGCACTGGCGCTGTCTGTCTCTTGGCACGAATGGGTCTGCAGCTCAACATAAGTTTTGACTCTCATGGAAAG ACTGTTCAGGAGGTCTTGAACCTGCATCCCAACATGACTAAAACTGATGGATCATGTGAGCCAGACAATGCAAAGCTCATACTCACTGAGAACAAAATAACTCTGACCTTCATTTTCTCTTTG AATTCTACATCCAAGAAGTACCATCTTAGTGGTCTGGAGCTGTTAGCTGCGTTACCGGACATGTCCA AGCCTCTTTCTGTGAGTAACACCAGTCTGAACTACTTGGTGGGAACACTGGGCCACTCTTACATGTGCCGGAAGGAACAGACTTTAAATGTTACGCAAGATTTCTCGCTCAATACCTTCCACCTACAAGTGCAACCTTTTGGCGTTAATGGAGATTTTGGTTCAG CCGATGTGTGTGCGCTAGATGAAGATGATATGCTGATTCCCATCATTGTGGGTGTTGCTTTGGCTGTTCTAGTGCTCATTGTGATCATGGCCTACCTCATTGGCAGAAACAGAAGCCATGCTGGCTACCAGACCATTTAA